A genomic window from Glycine max cultivar Williams 82 chromosome 17, Glycine_max_v4.0, whole genome shotgun sequence includes:
- the GLYI-24 gene encoding putative lactoylglutathione lyase, with the protein MANPLQLKSLNHISIVCASVEKSVDFYVNVLGFSPIKRPSSLDFNGAWLFNYGIGIHLLQSEDPEGMPKLVPINPKDNHISFQCESIAAVEKRLQQMKIEYVKNRVEESGIFVDQLFFHDPDGMMIEICNCDNIPVVPLPEDKVWSCSRFNCNIQNRQQQI; encoded by the exons ATGGCCAATCCCCTGCAACTCAAGTCATTGAATCATATCTCAATTGTGTGTGCATCAGTGGAGAAATCCGTTGATTTTTACGTGAATGTTCTTGGGTTTTCTCCTATTAAGAGACCTAGTTCATTAGACTTCAATGGGGCATG GTTATTCAATTATGGCATTGGAATACACCTTCTTCAATCAGAAGACCCAGAAGGCATGCCCAAGCTTGTTCCAATTAATCCTAAGGACAACCACATTTCTTTCcaa TGTGAAAGCATAGCAGCGGTGGAAAAAAGACTGCAGCAAATGAAGATAGAGTACGTGAAGAACAGAGTAGAGGAAAGTGGAATCTTCGTTGATCAGCTATTCTTTCACGACCCAGATGGCATGATGATTGAAATCTGCAACTGTGACAACATCCCTGTAGTACCTTTACCAGAGGACAAAGTATGGTCATGCTCACGCTTCAATTGCAATATTCAAAATCGCCAGCAGCAGATTTAA
- the LOC100791226 gene encoding DEAD-box ATP-dependent RNA helicase 52B, giving the protein MLWSYASHYVPPQHRTNSFQTLTDDSTSRGGARPRDGGRGGSGSRGFSRPRIPSNRLPVEEPQDGSDAINFDAYESVPVEASGKDVPPPVNTFNEADLDEGLKRNIDRCKYVKPTPVQRHAIPIASAGRDLMACAQTGSGKTAAFCFPIISGILKGRSLSGFSSMPARGAAVAYPTALILSPTRELSCQIRDEANKYAHQTGVKVVVAYGGAPITQQLRLMEKGVDILVATPGRLVDIIERERVSLTKIKYLALDEADRMLDMGFEHQIRKIVEQMQMPSPGIRQTLLFSATFPNDIQKLASDFLSNYIFLSVGRVGSSTELIVQKIELVQDMDKRDHLINHLRRQKVHGANGKHALTLVFVETKRGADVLEGWLLRSGFSAVAIHGDKVQMERERALRSFKSGLTPILVATDVASRGLDIPHVAHVINFDLPRDIDNYVHRIGRTGRAGKSGLATAFFSDKNSPIAKALIGLLQEANQEVPSWLNQYATEGSSSGGGGRGYEAQRYRSGSYGGHDFRNVTEPEVQNYNCYNTNGNAVQFVESYTADDASYVDTSYDIQNSNIDCSFECLHIASSGSYNHTDSCELNGGGGRVEEDGPRGYASIVATGWD; this is encoded by the exons ATGCTGTGGTCTTATGCCTCGCACTATGTCCCTCCACAACACCGCACTAACAGCTTCCAAACCTTAACCGATGATTCAACCAGCCGTGGTGGCGCTAGACCACGTGACGGTGGCCGCGGTGGTTCCGGCAGCCGTGGGTTTTCTCGTCCCCGCATTCCTTCTAACCGGTTACCCGTGGAGGAACCACAAGACGGCAGCGACGCTATTAACTTCGACGCGTACGAGTCGGTACCGGTGGAGGCGAGTGGGAAGGACGTGCCACCGCCGGTGAACACCTTCAATGAAGCGGACTTGGACGAAGGTTTAAAGAGGAACATCGACCGATGCAAGTATGTGAAACCCACGCCGGTTCAGCGCCACGCGATTCCCATCGCGAGTGCGGGACGCGACCTAATGGCGTGCGCACAGACCGGTTCGGGCAAAACGGCAGCGTTTTGTTTTCCCATTATATCTGGGATTTTGAAGGGTCGTTCTCTTTCTGGGTTTTCATCAATGCCGGCTCGTGGTGCCGCTGTTGCATACCCCACTGCACTTATTCTGTCTCCTACCAGGGAGTTATCATGCCag aTACGCGATGAAGCGAATAAATATGCGCATCAAACTGGAGTGAAGGTTGTTGTTGCCTACGGTGGGGCTCCTATTACTCAGCAG cTGCGCCTTATGGAGAAAGGTGTTGATATATTGGTTGCAACTCCTGGGCGTTTGGTGGATATTATTGAAAGAGAAAGGGTTTCGTTGACAAAGATAAAGTATCTTGCTTTGGATGAGGCTGATCGTATGTTGGACATGGGTTTTGAACACCAAATACGCAAGATTGTGGAGCAAATGCAGATGCCCTCGCCAGGTATTAGGCAAACATTGTTGTTTAGTGCCACGTTTCCTAATGATATACAG AAGCTAGCATCGGACTTTTTATCCAACTACATATTCCTGTCTGTTGGAAGGGTTGGATCGAGTACTGAACTGATTGTGCAGAAGATTGAGCTTGTACAGGATATGGACAAAAGGGACCATCTTATTAATCATCTGCGACGTCAAAAGGTGCATGGGGCAAATGGGAAG CATGCTTTGACTCTTGTATTTGTTGAAACCAAAAGAGGAGCGGATGTTTTAGAAGGTTGGTTGTTGAGAAGTGGCTTTTCAGCTGTTGCCATACATGGTGACAAAGTTCAAATG GAAAGGGAACGGGCTTTAAGATCATTCAAATCTGGTTTGACTCCCATTTTGGTTGCAACTGATGTTGCTTCACGGGGATTGGATATCCCGCATGTGGCTCATGTTATAAACTTTGACTTGCCTAGAGACATTGATAACTACGTACATAGAATTGGAAGAACAGGCCGTGCAGGCAAATCTGGGTTAGCCACTGCCTTCTTCAGCGACAAGAATAGCCCTATTGCAAAGGCTCTTATTGGACTCTTGCAGGAAGCAAACCAAGAAGTTCCATCTTGGCTCAACCAATATGCTACTGAGGGTTCATCATCTGGTGGGGGTGGTCGTGGCTATGAAGCTCAGCGTTACCGCAGTGGCAGTTATGGTGGTCATGATTTCCGGAATGTCACTGAACCTGAGGTGCAGAATTACAACTGCTACAATACCAATGGCAATGCAGTTCAGTTTGTAGAGTCTTACACTGCTGATGATGCCTCTTACGTTGATACCTCCTATGACATCCAAAACTCCAATATAGATTGCTCTTTTGAATGTTTACATATAGCTTCTTCCGGCAGTTATAATCACACTGATTCTTGTGAGTTGAATGGAGGTGGTGGTAGGGTTGAAGAAGATGGGCCACGCGGTTATGCATCTATTGTTGCCACTGGATGGGATTAG
- the LOC100818154 gene encoding uncharacterized protein: protein MSGGTPRGGGGLMRQRHSQGYASSGDDLEDDACSRHRPFLAPSPPPRTWIEMLENFLWLASAAFILYFGDQHSNLIYLLCHDNRIRRLPLYLGMIGIGLNTMIFIYTTILVWSARRFDEKWGLKKWEVTSISVLPFATVFGIISFCMFSFALWPIWSFLTLPLLFTLFMACMVVIPCLIFGTLRPQYYDELRTD from the exons ATGTCTGGTGGAACGCCACGTGGGGGAGGTGGATTAATGAGGCAGAGGCATAGCCAGGGGTATGCAAGCAGTGGTGATGACCTAGAGGATGATGCATGCTCGAGGCACCGCCCCTTTTTGGCCCCGAGTCCTCCGCCTAGGACGTGGATTGAGATGCTGGAAAATTTTCTTTGGCTTGCTTCCGCTGCTTTCATTCTATACTTTGGGGATCAACATTCCAATTTGATATATCTGTTGTGCCATGACAATCGAATTAGAAG ATTGCCTTTATATCTTGGGATGATAGGTATTGGtttgaatacaatgattttcATTTATACAACTATCTTGGTCTGGAGTGCTCGAAGGTTTGATGAAAAATGGGGATTAAAAAAATGGGAAGTAACAAGCATCTCTGTGTTGCCATTTGCCACAGTATTTGGAATCATCTCCTTTTGCAT GTTTTCCTTTGCTTTGTGGCCAATATGGAGTTTCTTGACACTTCCTCTTCTG TTTACACTATTTATGGCTTGCATGGTGGTAATCCCTTGCCTCATTTTTGGGACGCTGCGGCCTCAATATTACGATGAGCTCCGTACAGATTAA